A window from Populus trichocarpa isolate Nisqually-1 chromosome 3, P.trichocarpa_v4.1, whole genome shotgun sequence encodes these proteins:
- the LOC7481174 gene encoding sterol 14-demethylase gives MTKDTDNKFLNVGLLILATLLVAKLISALIMPRSQKRLPPVMKGWPLIGGLIRFLKGPIVMLREEYPKLGSVFTVNLANWKITFLIGPEVSAHFFKASEADLSQQEVYQFNVPTFGPGVVFDVDYSIRQEQFRFFTESLRVSKLKGYVDQMVVEAEDYFSKWGDSGVVDIKYELEHLIILTASRCLLGREVRDKLFDDVSALFHDLDNGMLPISVLFPYLPIPAHRRRDRARKKLAEIFANIINSRKLAGKSENDMLQCFIDSKYKDGRPTTESEITGLLIAALFAGQHTSSITSTWTGAYLLRHNEYLSAVLEEQKNLMKKHGNKVDQDILSEMGVLHRCIKEALRLHPPLIMLLRSSHSDFSVTTRDGKEYDIPKGHIVATSPAFANRLPHVFKDPERYDPDRFAAGREEDKAAGAFSYISFGGGRHGCLGEPFAYLQIKAIWSHLLRNFEFELISPFPETDWNAMVVGVKDKVMVRYKRRELSVN, from the exons ATGACTAAAGATACGGATAACAAGTTCTTGAACGTGGGTCTGCTCATTTTGGCCACTCTACTAGTGGCCAAGCTTATCTCTGCACTTATAATGCCTAGATCTCAAAAGCGGTTGCCTCCGGTTATGAAGGGTTGGCCTTTGATAGGAGGGCTCATTCGATTCCTTAAAGGACCCATCGTTATGCTTCGTGAAGAGTACCCAAAACTTGGCAGTGTTTTTACAGTGAACCTAGCTAACTGGAAGATTACTTTCTTGATTGGCCCTGAGGTGTCTGCTCACTTCTTCAAGGCCTCCGAAGCAGATTTGAGCCAGCAGGAGGTGTATCAGTTCAATGTGCCTACTTTTGGTCCTGGTGTTGTGTTTGATGTGGATTACTCTATAAGGCAAGAGCAATTTCGATTCTTTACAGAGTCTTTAAGAGTGAGCAAACTCAAGGGATACGTGGATCAGATGGTGGTAGAAGCAGAG GACTACTTCTCAAAATGGGGAGACAGTGGGGTGGTAGACATAAAGTATGAGCTTGAGCATCTGATCATTTTGACAGCCAGTAGATGTCTACTTGGACGAGAAGTTCGTGATAAGCTTTTTGATGATGTGTCTGCTCTATTCCATGACCTTGACAATGGAATGCTCCCAATCAGTGTTTTATTCCCATACTTGCCCATCCCAGCTCATCGCCGCCGTGATCGGGCACGCAAGAAGCTTGCAGAAATCTTTGCAAATATCATAAATTCCCGTAAGCTTGCTGGAAAATCAGAGAATGACATGTTGCAGTGCTTCATTGACTCGAAGTATAAAGATGGTCGCCCAACAACCGAGTCTGAGATCACAGGCTTGCTCATTGCTGCTCTCTTTGCTGGGCAGCACACCAGTTCCATCACCTCCACTTGGACAGGAGCCTATCTTCTGCGACATAATGAATACCTATCTGCTGTGTTGGAGGAGCAGAAGAACTTGATGAAAAAGCACGGGAACAAAGTTGATCAAGATATTTTATCCGAGATGGGTGTCTTGCATCGGTGCATCAAGGAGGCCCTCAGACTCCATCCTCCACTAATTATGCTTTTACGGAGCTCACATAGTGACTTTAGCGTGACAACACGAGATGGGAAAGAATATGACATCCCAAAGGGCCACATAGTCGCGACATCTCCAGCATTTGCTAACCGTCTTCCTCATGTCTTCAAGGACCCAGAAAGGTATGATCCTGACAGATTTGCTGCTGGGAGAGAAGAAGACAAAGCGGCAGGGgcattttcatatatttcttttggAGGTGGCAGGCATGGGTGCCTTGGCGAACCATTTGCTTACTTGCAGATAAAGGCTATATGGAGTCATTTGCTGAGGAATTTTGAATTTGAGCTCATATCTCCTTTCCCTGAGACAGACTGGAATGCAATGGTCGTTGGTGTGAAGGACAAGGTGATGGTGCGCTACAAGCGGCGTGAGCTTTCAGTTAATTAG